The Bacteroidota bacterium genome segment GAGCCTATGTTATTGCCATTACTCCTGAAACCAACAATAACATCAGCAAAACGATTGAAAAAACAAAAGCCTCCTTTTCAATTATCCACGATGAAGAATCTAAAATTATGACTTCATATAAAACAAGTTTTGTTGTGGATAGTGCAACAGTTGAGAAGTATAAAAAATGGAACGTTGATTTAGAAGAAGCGAATGGCAATAAGGATCATATCTTACCGGTACCTGCAACTTATGTTATTGGTAAAGATGGAATTATTAAATACGTTTTTTTCGATAAGGATTATAGCAAAAGAGCTACTGTAAAAGATATTATCAATGCTCTATAGAAACTACATTGCATCCTAAAAAATTTGAAGGCGAAAAATTAAGGGAATAGCCCTTTAAAATAAATAATATCCATCAAGTATAAGAAGATTTTTTTTACCTGATAACTCGTACTCCAAAGTTGAAAGTTTGTCCTGCCCCGGCATTCATGCCCATAGTGAATTTTGTGTAAAGCACCTCGGTTTCCAACAGCCCCGGAATCAATTGAAATTTCAATCCAACACCCTCTTGCCTGAACCAGGAGGAAATCCCCTTCTCATTATATGAAGGCCAAAACTCATTTTGAACATAAACTGTAACCCTTTTGGAAGGAAACCAACTTAGAAAGACATCCAATGGTGTTGCAAGGTTTATTGATTTTGTTTCAAATGTTTTATTAACAGAAAGCCAGGGGGCAAGCTGAAAGAAAAGTTGAAATTTATTTCCAATAGAATGATCGTAATAAAATTGTGTAATAAGAAAATATCTGTCGGCACTCAGGTATGGCTTGCCGTTTGACGCTCCTTCCTGATCTTTTGATACGGGAATAAGAAAGGTGCTTTGTACGGAAAGGTGGGCAAGTTTTTTAAATGG includes the following:
- a CDS encoding AhpC/TSA family protein gives rise to the protein MKQFKITFIALTVFSSLSFIYMNQDNPSGLKKGEKAPAFIAKDHAGNSIDLYSILQKGPVVLMFYRGEWCGYCTREMSEFQDSLHYITEKGAYVIAITPETNNNISKTIEKTKASFSIIHDEESKIMTSYKTSFVVDSATVEKYKKWNVDLEEANGNKDHILPVPATYVIGKDGIIKYVFFDKDYSKRATVKDIINAL